The following proteins are co-located in the Takifugu flavidus isolate HTHZ2018 chromosome 16, ASM371156v2, whole genome shotgun sequence genome:
- the vgll2b gene encoding transcription cofactor vestigial-like protein 2b isoform X2: MSCLDVMYPAYGHYAPYAPTAPAFINSLQTPAGVSRASTHCRDFMDAPRGPEGMSGVPGTGGSTSSSSSSSTSSSSYTSMRPEEGPKEKQEAPEAEYLSSRCVLFTYYQGDISSVVDEHFSRALSSYMDGEGKRRPTEQGTENPSPSSRRSFPPSFWDSNYSSPQSRSHSEMSAPSYSMDPYASGMHPGLPHPHAHAHPHPHPHTHPHSHPHPSESWAYPQAQAYGPPRPLHELYSPSALEPHYGPLLMPTVRPPHLPTLPSHYEVSKLEAPASWPSLLSPGDVSQTLALNMDAGLQQHKKGKELYWF, encoded by the exons ATGAGCTGTTTGGATGTTATGTACCCAGCCTATGGACATTACGCACCCTACGCGCCGACTGCTCCAGCTTTTATCAACAGTTTACAG ACTCCCGCAGGTGTGAGCAGAGCTTCGACTCACTGCCGGGATTTTATGGACGCTCCCAGGGGTCCCGAGGGGATGTCTGGGGTCCCGGGCACCGGAGGATCAACTTCCTCATCGTCTTCCTCCAGCACTTCATCGTCGTCCTACACGTCCATGAGGCCAGAGGAGGGCCCCAAGGAGAAACAGGAGGCCCCCGAGGCAGAGTATCTGTCTTCTCGCTGTGTCCTCTTCACCTATTACCAGGGAGACATCAGCAGCGTGGTGGATGAGCATTTCTCCAGAGCCCTTAGCAGCTACATGGATGGAGAGGGCAAACGGCGGCCAACAGAACAAGGCACAG AAAATCCTTCCCCCAGCAGCCGACGAAGCTTCCCGCCTTCCTTCTGGGATAGTAACTACTCCTCACCTCAGAGTCGCTCCCACTCCGAGATGAGCGCTCCTTCCTATTCCATGGACCCGTACGCATCAGGGATGCACCCAGGCCTGCCGCATCCGCACGCTcacgcccacccccacccccacccacacacgcatCCTCACTCCCACCCTCACCCCTCAGAAAGCTGGGCATATCCGCAGGCCCAGGCCTATGGCCCCCCGCGGCCTCTCCATGAACTCTACTCGCCATCAGCTCTGGAGCCACACTACGGGCCCTTGCTCATGCCCACGGTGAGGCCACCCCACCTCCCCACATTGCCAAGCCACTATGAAGTGAGCAAACTGGAAGCTCCTGCCTCCTGGCCCAGCCTGCTTTCCCCTGGAGACGTCAGCCAGACGCTGGCACTAAACATGGATGCAG gcCTCCAGCAGCACAAGAAAGGCAAAGAGCTGTACTGGTTCTAA
- the ctsl.1 gene encoding cathepsin L.1 isoform X2 yields MKLLLVAAAALLAVASCDGMSLEEMEFHAWKLKFGRSYRTPSEEVQRMQIWLNNRKLVLVHNILADQGIKSYRLGMTQFADMDNEEYKSLISLGCLRAFNTSAPRRGSAFFRLAVGTHLPTTVDWRDKGYVTGVKDQKQCGSCWAFSATGSLEGQNFRKTGKLVSLSEQQLVDCSGDYGNMGCNGGLMDDAFKYIQENGGIDTEKSYPYEAEDGQCRFNPENVGAKCTGYVDVTVGDEDALKEAVATIGPVSVGIDASHSSFQLYDSGVYDEQDCSSQDLDHGVLVVGYGTDNGQDYWLVKNSWGLGWGHEGYIMMSRNKDNQCGIATAASYPLV; encoded by the exons ATGAAGttgctgctggttgctgctgctgctcttctggctGTGGCCAGCTGTGACGGGATGTCCCTGGAAGAAATGGAGTTCCACGCCTGGAAACTAAAGTTTG GAAGGTCCTACAGAaccccatcagaggaggtccagCGCATGCAGATCTGGCTCAACAACCGCAAACTGGTGCTGGTGCACAACATCCTGGCCGACCAAGGCATCAAGTCCTATCGTCTGGGCATGACTCAGTTTGCAGACATG GACAATGAGGAGTACAAAAGCCTCATTTCTCTAGGCTGCCTGAGAGCCTTCAACACTTCCGCGCCTCGCCGGGGCTCCGCTTTCTTCCGATTGGCTGTGGGCACTCACCTGCCCACCACTGTTGACTGGAGGGATAAGGGATACGTCACTGGTGTCAAGGATCAGAAGCAATGCGGCTCCTGCTGGGCCTTCAGTGCA ACCGGATCGCTTGAAGGCCAGAACTTCAGGAAGACTGGGAAGCTGGTGTCTCTgagtgagcagcagctggttGACTGTTCCGGAGACTACGGCAACATGGGGTGTAATGGAGGTCTGATGGACGACGCCTTCAAGTACATTCAGGAGAACGGAGGGATCGACACGGAGAAGTCCTACCCTTATGAGGCTGAG GATGGCCAGTGCCGTTTCAATCCCGAAAACGTTGGCGCCAAATGCACCGGCTACGTTGATGTGACGGTAGGCGATGAAGATGCCCTGAAGGAGGCTGTGGCCACCATCGGACCCGTGTCTGTGGGCATCGATGCCTCACATTCTTCTTTCCAGCTCTACGACTCAG GCGTGTATGACGAGCAAGACTGCAGCAGTCAGGATCTGGATCATGGCGTCTTGGTTGTGGGCTACGGCACTGACAACGGTCAGGACTACTGGCTGGTTAAGAACAG ttGGGGTCTAGGATGGGGTCACGAGGGCTACATCATGATGTCCAGGAACAAAGACAACCAGTGCGGCATTGCTACGGCAGCCAGCTACCCTCTGGTCTGA
- the vgll2b gene encoding transcription cofactor vestigial-like protein 2b isoform X1 yields the protein MSCLDVMYPAYGHYAPYAPTAPAFINSLQTPAGVSRASTHCRDFMDAPRGPEGMSGVPGTGGSTSSSSSSSTSSSSYTSMRPEEGPKEKQEAPEAEYLSSRCVLFTYYQGDISSVVDEHFSRALSSYMDGEGKRRPTEQGTENPSPSSRRSFPPSFWDSNYSSPQSRSHSEMSAPSYSMDPYASGMHPGLPHPHAHAHPHPHPHTHPHSHPHPSESWAYPQAQAYGPPRPLHELYSPSALEPHYGPLLMPTVRPPHLPTLPSHYEVSKLEAPASWPSLLSPGDVSQTLALNMDAGNQLTVATWDHLLLQTSPAHHHHQLSLRQKR from the exons ATGAGCTGTTTGGATGTTATGTACCCAGCCTATGGACATTACGCACCCTACGCGCCGACTGCTCCAGCTTTTATCAACAGTTTACAG ACTCCCGCAGGTGTGAGCAGAGCTTCGACTCACTGCCGGGATTTTATGGACGCTCCCAGGGGTCCCGAGGGGATGTCTGGGGTCCCGGGCACCGGAGGATCAACTTCCTCATCGTCTTCCTCCAGCACTTCATCGTCGTCCTACACGTCCATGAGGCCAGAGGAGGGCCCCAAGGAGAAACAGGAGGCCCCCGAGGCAGAGTATCTGTCTTCTCGCTGTGTCCTCTTCACCTATTACCAGGGAGACATCAGCAGCGTGGTGGATGAGCATTTCTCCAGAGCCCTTAGCAGCTACATGGATGGAGAGGGCAAACGGCGGCCAACAGAACAAGGCACAG AAAATCCTTCCCCCAGCAGCCGACGAAGCTTCCCGCCTTCCTTCTGGGATAGTAACTACTCCTCACCTCAGAGTCGCTCCCACTCCGAGATGAGCGCTCCTTCCTATTCCATGGACCCGTACGCATCAGGGATGCACCCAGGCCTGCCGCATCCGCACGCTcacgcccacccccacccccacccacacacgcatCCTCACTCCCACCCTCACCCCTCAGAAAGCTGGGCATATCCGCAGGCCCAGGCCTATGGCCCCCCGCGGCCTCTCCATGAACTCTACTCGCCATCAGCTCTGGAGCCACACTACGGGCCCTTGCTCATGCCCACGGTGAGGCCACCCCACCTCCCCACATTGCCAAGCCACTATGAAGTGAGCAAACTGGAAGCTCCTGCCTCCTGGCCCAGCCTGCTTTCCCCTGGAGACGTCAGCCAGACGCTGGCACTAAACATGGATGCAGGTAACCAACTGACTGTGGCAACCTGGGACCACCTGTTGCTCCAAACATCACCagcacatcaccatcatcagttGAGCCTTAGGCAAAAGAGATAA
- the ctsl.1 gene encoding cathepsin L.1 isoform X1 translates to MVGNIIRSLAGKMKLLLVAAAALLAVASCDGMSLEEMEFHAWKLKFGRSYRTPSEEVQRMQIWLNNRKLVLVHNILADQGIKSYRLGMTQFADMDNEEYKSLISLGCLRAFNTSAPRRGSAFFRLAVGTHLPTTVDWRDKGYVTGVKDQKQCGSCWAFSATGSLEGQNFRKTGKLVSLSEQQLVDCSGDYGNMGCNGGLMDDAFKYIQENGGIDTEKSYPYEAEDGQCRFNPENVGAKCTGYVDVTVGDEDALKEAVATIGPVSVGIDASHSSFQLYDSGVYDEQDCSSQDLDHGVLVVGYGTDNGQDYWLVKNSWGLGWGHEGYIMMSRNKDNQCGIATAASYPLV, encoded by the exons ATGGTTGGAAACATCATCCGTAGCTTGGCTGGCAA GATGAAGttgctgctggttgctgctgctgctcttctggctGTGGCCAGCTGTGACGGGATGTCCCTGGAAGAAATGGAGTTCCACGCCTGGAAACTAAAGTTTG GAAGGTCCTACAGAaccccatcagaggaggtccagCGCATGCAGATCTGGCTCAACAACCGCAAACTGGTGCTGGTGCACAACATCCTGGCCGACCAAGGCATCAAGTCCTATCGTCTGGGCATGACTCAGTTTGCAGACATG GACAATGAGGAGTACAAAAGCCTCATTTCTCTAGGCTGCCTGAGAGCCTTCAACACTTCCGCGCCTCGCCGGGGCTCCGCTTTCTTCCGATTGGCTGTGGGCACTCACCTGCCCACCACTGTTGACTGGAGGGATAAGGGATACGTCACTGGTGTCAAGGATCAGAAGCAATGCGGCTCCTGCTGGGCCTTCAGTGCA ACCGGATCGCTTGAAGGCCAGAACTTCAGGAAGACTGGGAAGCTGGTGTCTCTgagtgagcagcagctggttGACTGTTCCGGAGACTACGGCAACATGGGGTGTAATGGAGGTCTGATGGACGACGCCTTCAAGTACATTCAGGAGAACGGAGGGATCGACACGGAGAAGTCCTACCCTTATGAGGCTGAG GATGGCCAGTGCCGTTTCAATCCCGAAAACGTTGGCGCCAAATGCACCGGCTACGTTGATGTGACGGTAGGCGATGAAGATGCCCTGAAGGAGGCTGTGGCCACCATCGGACCCGTGTCTGTGGGCATCGATGCCTCACATTCTTCTTTCCAGCTCTACGACTCAG GCGTGTATGACGAGCAAGACTGCAGCAGTCAGGATCTGGATCATGGCGTCTTGGTTGTGGGCTACGGCACTGACAACGGTCAGGACTACTGGCTGGTTAAGAACAG ttGGGGTCTAGGATGGGGTCACGAGGGCTACATCATGATGTCCAGGAACAAAGACAACCAGTGCGGCATTGCTACGGCAGCCAGCTACCCTCTGGTCTGA